From a single Bacillus sp. NEB1478 genomic region:
- a CDS encoding DinB family protein: MNISELLNKELENVFDQEDWYPPLKDALEGLTVDEANWKPEGIAANSIWETASHLHYYKERLLNRLEGKTTTTNVQNNDETFVSGNDEKSWKEFHSKMEQVHRQLQKVVGELTENDLSHERNGTATAKMISSIILHDAYHTGQIIQIRKLQGSWVASRSF, from the coding sequence GTGAATATTAGTGAATTACTGAATAAGGAACTGGAAAATGTTTTTGATCAGGAAGATTGGTATCCGCCTCTTAAAGATGCATTAGAAGGTTTGACAGTGGATGAAGCGAATTGGAAGCCTGAAGGGATTGCAGCAAACAGTATCTGGGAAACGGCAAGCCATCTCCATTATTATAAGGAACGATTGTTAAATAGGCTGGAAGGTAAAACTACAACAACTAATGTACAAAATAATGATGAAACCTTTGTCTCAGGTAATGACGAAAAAAGCTGGAAAGAATTCCATAGTAAAATGGAGCAGGTTCATCGTCAATTACAAAAGGTTGTAGGCGAATTAACGGAGAATGATTTATCGCATGAAAGAAATGGTACTGCAACAGCAAAAATGATTTCGAGTATTATTCTTCACGACGCTTATCATACCGGCCAGATCATACAAATTAGAAAATTACAGGGATCTTGGGTAGCTTCTCGATCATTTTAA
- a CDS encoding DUF4304 domain-containing protein: MSAERDLMIKSLQQIVIPSLRERGFKGSFPHFYRILNDRTDLLMFQFSMYDGVLYVEISKCSAEGYTEEISGKHIPSNKIKVYQIGGGSPFNRTRIGKDTGNTFEFNEINTDEVARKIFYTLREAEDWWSLYPNWWNNKAFDFHNREL; encoded by the coding sequence TTGTCTGCAGAACGAGATTTAATGATAAAATCCTTGCAACAAATTGTTATTCCATCCTTAAGAGAACGAGGGTTTAAAGGTTCATTCCCTCACTTTTATAGAATATTGAATGACCGAACGGATTTACTGATGTTTCAATTTAGTATGTATGACGGTGTCTTATACGTTGAAATCTCCAAATGTTCTGCTGAAGGCTATACAGAAGAAATCTCTGGAAAACATATCCCCTCTAATAAGATAAAGGTTTATCAAATAGGTGGTGGTTCTCCATTTAATAGAACTCGTATTGGGAAAGATACAGGTAATACTTTTGAATTCAATGAAATTAATACCGATGAAGTAGCTCGAAAAATCTTTTATACTTTGAGAGAAGCAGAAGATTGGTGGAGTTTATATCCCAACTGGTGGAACAATAAGGCTTTTGATTTCCACAATCGGGAGCTTTAA
- a CDS encoding ABC transporter permease: protein MKSKTGVLLGRLMRNIMRSPDTIITVAITPIMMMLLFVYVFGGAIETGTDNYVNYLLPGIMLMAIASGVAYTSVRLFTDVKSGLMARFITMPIKRSSVLWAHVLTSLVSNALTIVVVILVAFLMGFRSNADILDWLAVAGILGLFTLALTWLAVIPGLTAGSMEGATAYSYPLIFLPFISSAFVPTETMPKIIRAFAENQPVTSIVNAIRALLYEGSVGNGIWIALAWCVGIMVIAYFFASKKFKRQLG, encoded by the coding sequence ATGAAAAGCAAAACAGGAGTATTACTAGGGCGTTTAATGCGCAACATCATGCGCAGCCCGGATACGATTATCACAGTGGCGATTACACCGATTATGATGATGCTGTTATTTGTCTACGTATTTGGCGGCGCTATAGAGACGGGTACGGACAACTACGTCAATTATTTATTGCCTGGAATAATGCTGATGGCTATCGCATCAGGTGTAGCTTACACATCCGTGCGGCTATTTACGGATGTAAAGAGCGGACTGATGGCGCGTTTCATTACAATGCCCATCAAGCGCTCTTCGGTATTGTGGGCTCACGTGTTAACCTCGCTTGTTTCCAATGCGCTTACAATCGTGGTGGTTATCCTCGTCGCGTTTTTGATGGGCTTTCGTTCAAACGCTGATATCCTGGATTGGCTCGCGGTAGCAGGGATACTCGGGCTGTTTACGCTGGCTCTAACATGGCTGGCGGTTATTCCCGGATTGACAGCGGGGTCTATGGAAGGTGCGACAGCCTACTCGTACCCGTTGATTTTCCTGCCGTTTATCAGTTCAGCCTTTGTCCCCACCGAAACCATGCCTAAAATTATCCGTGCGTTCGCTGAGAACCAGCCTGTTACTTCAATCGTGAATGCGATCCGTGCCCTCTTGTATGAAGGGTCTGTTGGAAACGGTATCTGGATCGCGCTTGCTTGGTGTGTCGGGATCATGGTCATTGCTTACTTCTTCGCCAGTAAAAAATTTAAACGCCAGTTAGGATAA
- a CDS encoding Ger(x)C family spore germination protein, which produces MKNIVIFIVFSVIIMSFGRIEKEILDDVEVSTAVGYDYIGKHKIEATAVMPVIKPDKSIENMTLSSTGNISKETLNKINHKSFYPIVNGKLDVAIYSKKLAKQGLHDYIDTIHRDPSVGTRIILTIVDGNAKELLTDQYAPVDTGIYLSKLLENNMKKGLLPTSNLHTFLTAYYTKGIDPFLPLIKKDGKEIKISGIALFKDSHYVKSIPFENLFVFKALNEDLKLGGRKVTIKSHGKTEYVSVLGINTKKKITVHHQKSNPEIHIHLKVTGYIREFTGQVLNQQIIEKTAKELESKIDSQATSMIKDFQKSNIDPIGLGMEVRSRTRGWDYKKWKKQYPNLKVTVSSETNISEIGVVDGR; this is translated from the coding sequence ATGAAAAACATAGTAATCTTTATCGTTTTCTCAGTCATCATCATGTCTTTTGGCCGGATTGAAAAGGAAATATTGGATGATGTAGAAGTTTCGACTGCTGTTGGCTATGATTACATTGGAAAACACAAAATTGAAGCAACCGCTGTAATGCCTGTTATTAAACCTGATAAAAGTATTGAAAATATGACCCTATCCTCTACTGGTAACATAAGTAAAGAAACGCTTAATAAGATCAATCATAAATCATTTTATCCCATTGTAAACGGAAAATTAGATGTAGCCATTTATAGCAAGAAATTAGCAAAACAAGGTCTTCATGATTATATTGATACAATTCACAGGGACCCAAGCGTCGGGACCCGAATCATTTTAACGATAGTAGACGGAAATGCTAAGGAATTACTGACTGATCAATATGCCCCGGTAGATACAGGTATTTATTTGTCAAAACTGCTTGAGAATAATATGAAAAAGGGTTTGCTGCCAACGTCTAACTTACATACTTTTTTGACAGCTTATTATACAAAGGGTATCGACCCCTTCCTTCCCCTTATCAAAAAAGACGGAAAAGAGATTAAAATATCTGGTATTGCCTTGTTTAAAGATTCTCATTATGTAAAATCTATTCCTTTTGAAAATTTGTTTGTTTTTAAAGCTTTAAATGAGGATCTGAAGCTCGGAGGACGAAAAGTAACAATTAAGAGCCATGGAAAAACAGAATACGTTTCAGTTCTTGGCATAAATACGAAAAAAAAGATAACAGTACATCACCAAAAATCAAATCCGGAAATACATATTCATTTGAAAGTAACTGGGTATATAAGAGAATTCACGGGTCAGGTGCTTAATCAACAAATTATTGAAAAGACGGCAAAAGAATTGGAAAGTAAAATCGATTCTCAAGCCACATCCATGATCAAGGACTTTCAAAAGTCCAACATTGATCCAATTGGATTAGGTATGGAAGTTCGCAGCCGTACGAGGGGTTGGGATTATAAGAAGTGGAAAAAACAATATCCTAACTTAAAAGTTACAGTTAGCTCTGAAACTAATATATCAGAAATCGGAGTAGTAGATGGCAGATAA
- a CDS encoding spore germination protein has product MKWFNKKTSEEQELTNLLTNFRRSSDFIEFHNIHSPRPYWIFYFHSLVDAEIIHRDVLPFINSSQIATYQDIQASIPIENIIISNNLDTIQEKMLKGYILIQLNENDHTGALIHTEMNKAREVTIPEEEFSVVGPKESFVESLTTNLNLIRKRLPVPQLQLREFTIGTLSKTKVVVLFVDGIANEENVNTVLQRIGEIKHNQILDSSFISQIITDNDNSPFPQIIDTERPDRAAGVLGEGSIVILVDGSPHALIGPTTLITFFSAFEDYYLNWQIASVFRIIRLFAVSFSILITPIYVAVLNYHYELIPKDLMATLVSSRSLIPLTPFLEAVILELTIELLREAGARLPTKVGQTIGIVGGIVIGTASVEAGLTSNVLLIIVALAALASFTTPVYKMSNAIRLIRFPFLVLAELWGLLGIAIAFIFLMTHLLRLTSFGRPYLEPVYPPQVRDLKDSFIRLPFSMQSKRPLFLQSPNSERFDEKKAKEKKDIDE; this is encoded by the coding sequence ATGAAATGGTTCAACAAAAAAACGAGTGAAGAACAGGAACTGACAAATCTTCTTACCAATTTTAGAAGATCAAGTGATTTCATTGAGTTCCACAATATACATTCCCCTCGCCCTTATTGGATTTTTTATTTTCATTCACTTGTTGACGCTGAAATCATCCACCGAGATGTCTTACCATTTATCAATTCATCTCAAATTGCTACATATCAAGATATTCAAGCATCCATTCCGATTGAAAATATTATCATCTCAAACAACTTAGACACCATCCAAGAAAAAATGTTAAAAGGATATATACTCATCCAATTAAATGAAAACGACCATACAGGCGCTCTCATTCATACAGAAATGAATAAAGCACGTGAAGTGACGATTCCAGAAGAAGAATTCAGTGTCGTCGGACCCAAAGAATCCTTTGTAGAATCCCTGACAACTAACTTGAATTTAATCCGAAAACGACTTCCTGTACCGCAGCTTCAGCTCAGAGAGTTTACAATCGGCACTCTTTCCAAGACAAAAGTAGTTGTTTTATTTGTTGATGGTATCGCTAATGAAGAAAATGTGAATACCGTATTACAAAGGATAGGAGAAATAAAGCACAATCAGATTTTAGATAGTTCATTTATCAGTCAGATAATCACAGATAATGATAATTCGCCCTTTCCCCAAATTATTGACACAGAACGGCCCGATCGTGCAGCTGGTGTCCTTGGAGAGGGAAGTATTGTAATTTTAGTAGATGGTTCTCCCCATGCCTTAATAGGACCAACGACATTAATCACTTTTTTCTCAGCTTTTGAAGATTATTATCTAAATTGGCAGATTGCGTCTGTATTCAGGATAATCCGTCTGTTTGCTGTAAGCTTTTCAATCCTGATTACACCGATATATGTTGCTGTTCTTAATTATCATTACGAACTTATCCCGAAAGATCTTATGGCGACTTTAGTATCATCAAGAAGTTTGATACCTTTAACACCTTTTCTTGAAGCCGTCATTTTAGAATTAACGATTGAGCTATTGAGAGAAGCTGGTGCAAGACTTCCAACAAAAGTAGGACAAACGATCGGTATCGTGGGAGGTATCGTAATCGGGACTGCATCCGTCGAGGCTGGATTAACGAGTAACGTGCTCCTTATCATTGTTGCACTCGCAGCTTTGGCATCTTTTACAACACCAGTCTACAAAATGAGTAATGCGATTCGGCTTATTCGGTTTCCCTTTCTTGTATTAGCTGAACTTTGGGGGTTATTAGGAATAGCAATCGCATTCATTTTTTTGATGACGCATCTGTTAAGATTAACGTCTTTTGGGAGACCGTATTTAGAGCCTGTTTATCCGCCTCAAGTTCGCGACTTAAAAGATTCTTTTATCCGTCTGCCCTTTTCTATGCAGTCGAAGCGTCCGCTATTTCTTCAATCCCCGAATAGCGAACGATTTGATGAGAAAAAGGCAAAAGAAAAAAAGGATATTGACGAATGA
- a CDS encoding GerAB/ArcD/ProY family transporter has translation MNEPIREQFLVSPFLAFFIVHSMQIGIGVLGFQRYVSEYAGHDAWISVLLAGLGINIIIWMMYKMLNKDKTDIVSIHETAFGKWIGGFFSFLFMMYLLFLGVMILRTFIEVIQVWMFPLLKTWPFTLVFLIAVYYVVTGGFRTVVGVCFLGVVVPFYLIFTFLAPLEFANFRNLLPVFDLSIKDMAKSIQTMTLSYLGFELLFIYYPFIKKPETSQKWFHFGNFFTTFLYLYLMIITLVFYTPDYLKKTIWPTLAMWKIFELPFVERFEFIGIASWAVVILPNICLTFWAASRVSKRLFHFKQKKALIVFLVVALIIGPLLKDRTTIDYVNTLLSRVGFYFIYVYIPFLFIIYHIMSKARKKA, from the coding sequence ATGAACGAACCGATAAGGGAACAGTTTTTAGTTTCACCTTTTCTTGCCTTTTTCATAGTACATAGTATGCAGATAGGCATTGGTGTTTTGGGTTTTCAGCGTTATGTTTCTGAATATGCGGGGCACGATGCATGGATTTCTGTCTTACTAGCCGGATTGGGAATCAACATTATCATCTGGATGATGTATAAGATGTTGAATAAAGATAAAACAGATATTGTTTCAATCCATGAGACTGCGTTCGGAAAGTGGATTGGAGGTTTTTTCTCCTTTTTGTTTATGATGTATCTTTTGTTTTTAGGTGTCATGATTCTTAGAACATTTATTGAAGTCATACAAGTTTGGATGTTTCCATTATTGAAAACCTGGCCGTTCACTCTCGTTTTTTTAATTGCCGTATATTATGTCGTTACCGGTGGGTTTCGTACAGTTGTAGGGGTATGTTTTTTAGGAGTAGTCGTTCCCTTTTATTTAATATTTACATTCCTTGCCCCGCTTGAATTTGCGAACTTTCGAAATCTATTACCCGTGTTCGACCTTTCAATTAAAGATATGGCAAAATCCATACAGACCATGACGTTGAGTTACCTAGGATTCGAACTTTTATTTATCTATTATCCCTTTATAAAAAAACCTGAGACTTCTCAAAAATGGTTTCATTTTGGCAACTTTTTTACTACTTTTTTGTATTTATATTTAATGATTATTACGCTGGTCTTCTATACGCCTGACTACTTAAAAAAAACGATATGGCCGACTTTGGCAATGTGGAAAATATTTGAGCTGCCTTTTGTGGAGCGCTTTGAATTTATAGGCATCGCTTCATGGGCAGTAGTGATACTGCCAAATATCTGTCTAACTTTTTGGGCAGCGAGCAGGGTTTCGAAAAGATTGTTTCATTTTAAACAAAAAAAGGCATTGATCGTATTTCTAGTAGTCGCGTTAATAATAGGTCCTCTGCTGAAAGACCGTACGACTATTGATTATGTTAATACCCTTCTTTCAAGGGTAGGGTTTTATTTCATTTATGTATATATCCCTTTTTTGTTTATCATTTACCATATTATGTCAAAAGCGAGGAAGAAAGCATGA
- a CDS encoding CBO0543 family protein, whose translation MHLTIAILVLLAGLKWGDWKNWPLYYSTVLYMIVFNLLFNVLTYNYPIWMYERSILPNHTLIDILNTFILFPATIFIYLPRFPEGNRMKKILYIFKWVAMYGMGEYFLKKLGYFSYYNGWNVFWSLGFNVIMFSMLRLHFKKPLLAMGVSIFIVLFFMLFFHVPINKMR comes from the coding sequence ATGCATTTAACGATTGCAATTTTAGTTTTATTAGCAGGATTAAAGTGGGGGGATTGGAAAAACTGGCCCCTATACTACTCAACAGTTCTATATATGATTGTATTTAATCTATTATTTAACGTACTGACTTATAACTATCCAATTTGGATGTATGAAAGATCAATCTTACCGAATCATACTCTTATTGATATCCTTAACACCTTTATCCTTTTCCCTGCTACAATCTTCATTTATCTACCAAGATTTCCTGAAGGAAATAGGATGAAAAAGATTTTATATATCTTTAAATGGGTAGCCATGTACGGAATGGGGGAATATTTTTTAAAGAAGCTTGGCTATTTTTCGTATTATAATGGCTGGAATGTATTCTGGTCCCTAGGCTTTAATGTAATTATGTTTAGCATGTTGAGACTCCATTTTAAAAAACCGCTCCTAGCAATGGGCGTTTCCATATTTATTGTCCTTTTTTTCATGCTGTTTTTTCATGTGCCCATTAATAAAATGAGATAA
- a CDS encoding DinB family protein yields MTHPALEMYDFHVWANGVIIDRLKELPEEIYHKEIQSGFSSVSQVLSHIYLTDYAWFEIIQGKSMNEAMETTNQMKNEVEQKSINEMKEIFVNLSERYKKVLSSQMNMELLLVVDNPYAGKLETSISKTLIHVVTHGSYHRGNIATLLRQMGQTSVMQDYGLYLYSKGSKINVGSANKPS; encoded by the coding sequence ATGACACATCCAGCATTAGAAATGTATGATTTTCACGTATGGGCAAATGGTGTGATCATTGATCGATTAAAAGAACTTCCAGAGGAAATTTATCATAAAGAAATTCAGAGTGGCTTCTCTTCCGTATCTCAGGTTTTGTCTCACATTTATCTCACAGATTATGCTTGGTTTGAAATTATCCAAGGTAAAAGTATGAATGAAGCAATGGAAACCACGAATCAAATGAAAAACGAAGTGGAACAAAAAAGTATTAATGAAATGAAAGAGATATTTGTAAATCTATCCGAACGATACAAAAAAGTTCTGAGCAGTCAAATGAATATGGAATTGTTGTTGGTCGTGGATAATCCTTATGCCGGAAAACTTGAAACTTCTATATCTAAAACTTTAATCCACGTTGTCACTCACGGTTCATACCACCGTGGCAATATAGCCACTTTACTCCGGCAAATGGGTCAAACTTCTGTTATGCAAGATTATGGACTTTATCTCTATTCCAAAGGAAGCAAAATAAATGTTGGAAGTGCTAATAAGCCATCATAA
- a CDS encoding ATP-binding cassette domain-containing protein: MSNAMISVKGLKKSFNDKEVIKGVDFEVRSGEIFALLGSNGAGKTTTVNILSTLMKADGGEVGICGFDVRRQADHVRQSISLTGQFAALDGMLTGWENLMMIAKLRGVSNPAQIADNLLARFSLTDAANHRADKYSGGMKRRLDIAMSLIGTPAVIFLDEPTTGLDPEARIEVWETVKELAGGGTTILLTTQYLEEAEQLADRIAILHDGKIITTGTLSELKEMFPPAKVEYIEKQPTLEEIFLAIIGKKEEI; encoded by the coding sequence ATGAGCAATGCAATGATTTCTGTAAAAGGGTTAAAAAAATCCTTCAATGACAAGGAAGTCATAAAGGGGGTGGATTTTGAGGTGCGAAGTGGCGAAATTTTCGCACTTCTGGGTTCAAATGGAGCGGGCAAGACGACGACGGTCAACATCCTCTCGACGCTTATGAAGGCAGATGGCGGCGAAGTAGGTATTTGCGGTTTTGATGTCCGCCGTCAAGCGGATCATGTTCGTCAGAGTATCAGCCTGACAGGGCAGTTCGCAGCTTTAGACGGCATGCTCACTGGGTGGGAAAACCTGATGATGATTGCCAAGTTGCGGGGAGTTTCCAATCCTGCTCAAATTGCTGACAATCTGCTTGCAAGATTCAGCCTGACAGATGCGGCCAACCACCGGGCGGACAAATATTCCGGTGGGATGAAGCGCCGGCTTGACATTGCTATGAGTCTGATCGGGACGCCAGCAGTCATTTTTCTCGACGAACCAACGACAGGGCTTGACCCTGAAGCGCGGATTGAAGTCTGGGAAACCGTCAAGGAGCTTGCCGGCGGCGGCACAACCATTTTGCTGACGACTCAGTACCTGGAGGAAGCTGAACAACTGGCGGACCGTATCGCCATCCTGCATGACGGAAAAATCATAACGACCGGTACCCTTTCCGAACTCAAAGAGATGTTCCCGCCAGCTAAAGTGGAGTACATCGAGAAGCAGCCGACTTTGGAGGAAATTTTCCTCGCGATCATCGGCAAAAAGGAGGAGATATAA
- a CDS encoding MFS transporter produces MSISLKEEVPLNSDSLQFIENKRLSDFGKLWVGETISLFGSQISNVAFPLTAVGILNATSKELGILNALAFSPFLLFTLFAGLYADRSIKKTTLITANFGRAFLLLLIPIAYYFNYLSIELMYIITFLAGIFTVFFDATFQSYIPSLVPNEHLVKANAKLIASSSTATVAGQGIGGYLVQLFGSVLTIFIDAVSYMISAFCLIFIKKEENRPDTADSKLQIKANLSEGFQVIFKNPYIRPIVFEAANYNFFSQIIMTIILIYAKIELHLSAGVIGLFFSCGGVGAIIGSLSTEKVSRRIGIGPATIVSMILACTGPLLIPFAYGSPVMISSMIMMGFFLNGIGLGLSNVTCTTIRQTLIPSVLLGRALSCSRLSTWGTIPLGALSGGYLGEYLGLQETLFIGAVGLSFAPLWVVFSPLWKLKIVSQTRDESSSYTSSSL; encoded by the coding sequence ATGTCTATCTCACTAAAAGAGGAAGTTCCATTAAATTCTGATTCCCTTCAATTCATTGAAAATAAAAGACTGAGTGATTTTGGTAAGCTTTGGGTCGGGGAAACCATCTCTCTATTTGGTTCGCAAATCTCTAATGTTGCTTTTCCGCTCACAGCTGTAGGAATATTGAATGCAACGTCAAAGGAATTAGGAATTTTAAACGCATTAGCATTCTCCCCATTTTTGTTATTTACATTATTTGCGGGCTTATATGCTGACCGGTCGATCAAGAAGACCACCCTCATCACAGCAAACTTTGGGAGAGCCTTTCTTTTACTTTTGATCCCTATTGCTTACTACTTTAATTATCTCTCGATTGAGTTAATGTATATCATTACATTTTTAGCAGGTATATTTACCGTTTTTTTTGATGCCACATTCCAATCATACATACCTTCGCTTGTACCAAATGAACATCTAGTAAAGGCAAATGCGAAATTAATTGCGAGTTCCTCAACAGCAACAGTCGCCGGCCAAGGGATTGGAGGGTATCTTGTACAATTATTTGGTTCGGTACTAACCATCTTTATCGATGCGGTTTCCTATATGATTTCTGCATTTTGTTTAATCTTTATAAAAAAGGAAGAGAATCGTCCAGATACTGCGGATTCAAAACTTCAAATAAAAGCAAATCTATCAGAAGGTTTTCAGGTTATCTTTAAAAACCCTTATATCAGGCCTATTGTGTTTGAGGCAGCCAATTATAACTTTTTCTCCCAAATCATCATGACCATTATTTTGATTTATGCAAAAATTGAGTTGCACCTAAGTGCGGGTGTAATCGGATTGTTTTTCTCATGCGGTGGAGTTGGGGCCATTATAGGTTCTCTGTCTACAGAAAAAGTTTCACGAAGGATAGGGATAGGACCTGCTACTATTGTGTCTATGATTTTAGCATGTACAGGGCCTCTGCTGATCCCCTTTGCCTATGGTTCTCCGGTTATGATCAGCTCGATGATCATGATGGGGTTCTTTTTAAATGGGATAGGGCTCGGTCTTTCCAATGTTACATGTACAACAATAAGGCAGACTCTTATACCTTCTGTTTTACTAGGTCGCGCCCTTTCTTGCTCAAGATTATCAACATGGGGAACGATACCACTTGGTGCATTATCGGGAGGCTATTTGGGAGAGTATCTTGGATTACAAGAAACATTGTTTATCGGAGCTGTTGGATTATCATTTGCTCCGTTATGGGTCGTTTTTTCCCCATTATGGAAACTAAAAATTGTGAGTCAAACTAGGGATGAAAGTAGTTCATACACTTCAAGCAGTTTATAG
- a CDS encoding CGNR zinc finger domain-containing protein, whose product METSTHLVNLNILRDRICLDFTNTVGWHTGENPSEWIKSYEDVVIWSKMAGILSEEKEQLLLNKAKEFPEAASKVYNDAILIREAIFRIFRDVLTRKPCSNEDLLLLNNFCKRANQFIELGMDKDQYVYQFKETLELDSMLWVIVKSAADFLVSNEIGKLKECEGGGCGWLFLDTSRNHSRRWCSMEDCGNRAKARRHYQKKKK is encoded by the coding sequence ATGGAAACGAGTACCCATTTGGTGAATTTAAATATTTTACGCGATCGAATTTGTCTTGATTTTACTAATACTGTTGGCTGGCATACCGGAGAAAATCCGAGTGAGTGGATTAAAAGCTACGAAGACGTGGTGATTTGGAGCAAAATGGCTGGAATTCTTTCAGAAGAAAAAGAACAACTTTTATTGAATAAAGCAAAGGAATTTCCTGAAGCAGCATCCAAAGTCTACAATGATGCAATCCTTATTAGAGAGGCTATTTTTAGGATTTTCCGTGATGTGCTAACTAGGAAACCATGTTCAAATGAAGATCTATTACTATTAAATAACTTCTGCAAACGTGCAAACCAATTTATTGAACTCGGAATGGATAAAGATCAATATGTGTACCAATTTAAAGAAACACTTGAGCTTGATTCCATGTTATGGGTAATCGTTAAGTCAGCTGCTGATTTTTTAGTATCTAACGAGATCGGTAAATTAAAAGAATGCGAGGGCGGAGGATGCGGTTGGCTGTTTCTGGACACATCTCGAAACCACAGCAGAAGATGGTGTTCGATGGAAGACTGCGGGAACCGAGCGAAAGCAAGAAGACATTATCAAAAAAAGAAAAAATAA
- a CDS encoding cupin domain-containing protein — protein sequence MVSYMDYTSPATQYTFDVNKSPLFIKDSENYINVLGIKQLNTLENVSLLDIFLSTNNVVEPHYHQNAAELVYCISGSVLVSILNPFTRQLLNFKITPGQVANVPQGWWHYEIALQDNTHLLAIFDAPTPEVILGSDILKFTPANVMAHTYCLDENQWKQAIAPVKPSTYIGPYTDCNRIYENTPQSNVAQQYQKIQYIQQYPQTPYIHQYRYYWG from the coding sequence ATGGTTTCTTATATGGATTATACATCTCCTGCAACTCAATATACTTTTGATGTAAATAAAAGTCCTTTGTTCATAAAAGATAGCGAGAATTATATAAACGTATTGGGTATTAAGCAGTTGAACACCCTGGAAAATGTGTCTCTGCTAGATATATTCCTTAGTACTAATAATGTTGTAGAACCTCACTATCACCAAAATGCAGCAGAGTTAGTGTATTGTATTTCGGGTTCTGTTCTTGTATCGATATTGAATCCTTTTACAAGACAATTACTCAATTTCAAAATTACACCTGGACAAGTGGCAAATGTTCCACAAGGTTGGTGGCATTATGAAATTGCATTACAGGATAACACTCATCTTTTAGCTATTTTTGATGCACCTACTCCAGAAGTGATTTTAGGTTCTGATATCCTAAAATTCACCCCTGCAAATGTCATGGCGCATACGTATTGTCTTGACGAAAATCAATGGAAACAGGCAATCGCACCTGTAAAACCCTCAACATATATAGGGCCATACACGGACTGTAACCGAATCTATGAAAATACTCCTCAATCAAATGTTGCTCAACAGTATCAAAAGATCCAATATATTCAACAATACCCACAAACTCCATACATTCATCAGTATAGGTATTATTGGGGTTAA